In Halobacterium sp. R2-5, one DNA window encodes the following:
- a CDS encoding amidohydrolase family protein, protein MSDIIVHDATIITLDQSDRIIKRGTIRVSGNRITAVAPTTSADQRSEAAHVIDAEGKIAIPGLIDTHRHTDFALVQGLFSDLGGAELLKEALALYHTAESTLGKSFFEAAWGFACLRQLSHGVTTVNAMDFTPAIGAEAIGQAGLRGVIGPEIADFLKPKSGQEQLRDARRFIERYHGAFDGRVLASIAPGGEVGCSRDVWRGVAELRDDYPELRLHTHLYDSPAAETMAAGSGADDPITLLEQFGLLDDRTLLTHLLHADRRDARRIAEAGAHVVHCPTVYSYFQAGEQAWFPLPALREHGANVVLGLDDPFWFDCWDLFQEAKHARLLANFEYRAQQWSSYDLLKMLTIDAARALGLDDQIGSLKPGKRADLLLIDIDSPRHQPISNLPAALTNTVTAGDVETVVVDGELLVDGGTVKAMDVEAVQTTAEHERERLQQNAGWETSISGSRPPETSILRRVSPRPLIRAMKHWGQGSVNEFFQ, encoded by the coding sequence ATGAGCGATATAATCGTCCACGATGCAACAATCATCACGCTCGACCAGAGCGACCGGATCATAAAACGAGGGACGATTCGGGTAAGTGGGAACAGAATCACAGCAGTTGCCCCAACAACGAGTGCTGACCAGCGTAGTGAAGCCGCTCATGTGATTGATGCTGAAGGGAAAATCGCTATCCCCGGTCTTATCGATACGCATCGACACACCGATTTCGCCCTCGTTCAAGGACTGTTTAGCGACCTTGGCGGCGCAGAACTACTGAAGGAAGCGCTCGCGTTGTACCACACAGCAGAATCCACGCTCGGCAAGTCGTTCTTCGAAGCCGCTTGGGGTTTTGCCTGTCTCCGTCAGCTTTCACACGGGGTCACGACAGTCAACGCGATGGATTTCACCCCGGCAATCGGTGCAGAAGCTATCGGTCAGGCCGGTCTTCGCGGAGTCATCGGCCCCGAAATAGCGGATTTCCTGAAACCGAAGTCCGGACAGGAGCAGCTCCGCGATGCACGCCGGTTTATCGAGCGCTATCATGGTGCGTTTGACGGCCGCGTGCTGGCGAGTATCGCACCGGGTGGTGAAGTCGGCTGTTCGCGTGACGTCTGGCGTGGTGTCGCCGAGCTCAGAGACGACTACCCCGAGTTACGACTCCACACGCACCTCTATGATTCTCCCGCAGCCGAAACGATGGCTGCTGGGAGCGGTGCGGACGACCCGATCACTCTCCTTGAGCAGTTCGGGTTGCTTGATGACCGGACGCTACTAACGCACTTGCTTCATGCTGACCGGCGCGACGCACGTCGAATTGCTGAGGCGGGTGCGCACGTGGTTCACTGTCCGACAGTGTACAGTTACTTCCAAGCTGGTGAACAGGCGTGGTTTCCGCTCCCCGCACTGCGAGAGCACGGCGCGAACGTCGTCCTCGGTCTCGACGATCCGTTTTGGTTCGATTGTTGGGACCTCTTTCAGGAAGCCAAACACGCTCGGCTGTTAGCGAATTTCGAGTACAGAGCTCAGCAGTGGTCGTCTTACGACCTCCTGAAGATGCTCACAATCGACGCCGCCCGCGCGCTCGGGCTTGACGACCAGATCGGCAGCCTCAAACCGGGTAAACGAGCGGATTTGCTGCTCATCGACATCGATTCGCCGCGCCATCAACCGATCAGTAATCTCCCCGCTGCCCTCACAAATACGGTGACTGCTGGAGACGTGGAAACTGTAGTCGTCGATGGGGAACTCCTCGTGGACGGCGGGACAGTCAAAGCGATGGATGTCGAGGCTGTTCAGACGACTGCGGAGCACGAACGGGAACGCTTACAGCAGAATGCGGGATGGGAGACATCGATTTCGGGTAGCCGGCCGCCCGAGACGTCAATCCTTCGCCGCGTCTCACCTCGACCGCTAATTCGCGCAATGAAGCACTGGGGACAGGGGTCTGTAAACGAGTTTTTCCAGTGA
- a CDS encoding hydantoinase B/oxoprolinase family protein gives MTVNRDQLIDWLDLEEPSAQELACMDELQHGDYEIYSERLRLILDEGMDVFVRSGVSQFIAARDLAVAVYTPEGDLVDSAAGAYLHVVTGVPPLKYVINNFADDETVGVEPGDVFYANDALYGGIHNPDQIAFMPVFHDGEIMAWISAAAHTTETGAIEPGGMPISARTRHDEGMKLSPIKIGEDYKLKSDQVEMQKNFISRAPRMHEIDLRARVTTCDRVRRRIKDLIIEKQGPDFFRGLLRRNIKESREGAKRRVDEWNDGTFQSVHFADTVGYEDGLWRLNATMEKDGPEIHIDYSGTSPENDGSFNTQPVASIAHTANYLFSVPFHDLPKSNGTYDLIDFNIPKGSILYPDSEASTVQAVMVNQVIMDSTTTLFSRSMYDDDSENEHVTAPMANTAPGYAFGGVNQHGEPVADLMSHALNTDGTGGQARRDGEDEAIFPWCPFGHASNMEFVENEYPFTHQFFRHGTDSCGHGKHRGGIGMQIGYMMHHVPTVEWLSICHNSKLVTGQGLYGGYAPRTIPGITITNSDLKERMKNGDYVPDDLIELLQDKTLDADYNITSHVRESQPYENGDLFIGHSGGGCGYGDVLERDPDTVMEDIEDNRVTHHSAKELYQIEYDEDTLTVDEDATKARRESFREQRLEEAVPFEEFQDEWEDKQPPEEILDHYGSWPDGEKESPVLRQ, from the coding sequence ATGACTGTTAACCGCGACCAACTAATCGACTGGCTCGACCTGGAAGAACCGTCCGCACAGGAACTGGCCTGCATGGACGAACTGCAGCACGGCGACTACGAGATTTACTCGGAACGCCTCCGCTTGATCCTCGACGAGGGGATGGACGTCTTCGTCCGATCGGGGGTATCGCAGTTCATCGCCGCCCGCGACCTTGCCGTCGCGGTCTACACGCCCGAAGGCGACCTCGTCGACTCGGCCGCTGGAGCGTACCTACACGTCGTCACGGGAGTTCCACCGCTCAAGTACGTGATTAACAACTTCGCCGACGACGAGACTGTCGGCGTTGAACCTGGCGACGTCTTCTACGCGAACGACGCGTTATACGGCGGTATTCACAACCCAGACCAAATCGCGTTCATGCCCGTCTTCCACGATGGCGAGATTATGGCCTGGATTTCTGCGGCTGCCCACACAACTGAGACCGGCGCTATCGAGCCTGGTGGGATGCCGATTTCCGCGCGAACGCGGCACGACGAGGGGATGAAGCTATCCCCCATCAAAATCGGCGAGGATTACAAGCTGAAAAGCGACCAGGTGGAGATGCAGAAGAACTTCATCTCCCGTGCACCGCGGATGCACGAGATTGACTTGCGGGCACGAGTTACGACCTGCGATCGGGTCCGCCGACGCATCAAGGACCTCATCATCGAAAAGCAGGGGCCAGACTTCTTCCGCGGTCTTCTCCGCCGAAACATCAAAGAATCCCGCGAAGGCGCGAAAAGACGCGTTGACGAGTGGAATGATGGAACCTTCCAATCGGTTCACTTCGCGGATACAGTCGGCTATGAGGACGGTCTCTGGCGGCTCAATGCGACGATGGAAAAAGACGGCCCGGAGATTCACATCGACTACAGCGGGACCTCACCGGAGAACGATGGGTCGTTCAACACGCAGCCGGTCGCTTCTATTGCCCACACTGCAAACTACCTATTCAGCGTTCCCTTCCATGACCTGCCGAAGAGCAACGGGACGTACGACCTTATCGACTTCAACATCCCGAAGGGGTCGATACTCTATCCGGACTCAGAAGCGTCCACAGTCCAAGCGGTCATGGTGAATCAGGTGATCATGGACTCAACGACCACCCTGTTCTCGCGATCGATGTACGATGACGACAGCGAGAACGAACACGTCACTGCACCGATGGCCAACACCGCACCCGGGTATGCCTTCGGCGGAGTGAACCAGCACGGTGAGCCAGTTGCGGACCTGATGTCGCACGCGCTCAACACGGATGGCACCGGTGGGCAAGCTCGACGCGACGGGGAAGACGAAGCGATTTTCCCGTGGTGCCCGTTCGGCCATGCCTCAAATATGGAGTTCGTCGAGAACGAGTACCCATTCACCCACCAGTTCTTCCGCCACGGCACGGACTCATGTGGGCACGGAAAACACCGCGGCGGTATCGGGATGCAGATTGGGTACATGATGCACCACGTCCCAACTGTCGAGTGGCTCTCGATCTGCCATAACTCCAAGCTGGTGACCGGGCAGGGTCTCTACGGTGGATACGCACCCCGCACCATTCCCGGCATCACTATCACCAACTCTGACCTGAAGGAACGAATGAAAAACGGTGATTACGTGCCCGACGATCTTATCGAACTCCTGCAGGACAAAACGCTAGACGCCGACTACAACATCACTAGCCACGTCCGTGAGTCCCAGCCGTACGAGAACGGCGACCTCTTCATCGGCCACTCGGGCGGCGGCTGTGGGTACGGCGACGTCCTCGAACGAGACCCCGATACGGTCATGGAAGACATTGAGGACAACCGCGTGACCCATCACTCTGCAAAGGAACTCTACCAGATTGAGTACGACGAAGACACCCTCACCGTCGACGAGGATGCAACAAAGGCACGACGCGAATCCTTCCGCGAACAGCGCCTTGAGGAGGCTGTTCCCTTCGAGGAGTTCCAAGACGAGTGGGAGGACAAGCAGCCACCAGAGGAAATCCTCGACCACTACGGGAGTTGGCCTGACGGCGAAAAAGAGAGTCCAGTCTTACGACAGTAA
- a CDS encoding hydantoinase/oxoprolinase family protein: MTTQINIDAGGTFTDCFTLHDGEVVSAKTPTTEHDMAECFFQGIDKCAEQLGLGLDDLISDVDSIRYSTTTAMNRLIERKGPKLGLLTTAGVQDYPQIGRGPRWADGLTDSEQRNISDAKKPSYLVPDSRTNGIRERVDSEGNVLRPLNEEHAREQIRDLVDKGARAIVVNLLWSYAYPDHEQRIRELVRDEYPPSYLGSIPVFLSSEVMPTKKEYERTNTTLLDAYLSELMQEHIADIKDRLEAHGYEGDIQMLHNTGGMAESYKTTAVETFNGGPVAGLKGGEYLCDVLGYDKAVVTDMGGTSFDIGILTKGGVQSYEFEPVIDRWRVSGTMIESKSIGAGGGSIASVNEELGGRIEVGPESAGADPGPACYNRGGTKPTVTDADVVLGFINPEKFYAGNQQLAVDRAEEAIKTHVADPAGMDVTEAASNIRRITDGNMGNTVRKETMLRGHDPREFMLYSFGGAGPLHAASYSSYLDIDTVVTTPYSPVFCAMGSATMDTLHIYEQSHSMYLRDSGEEAAYSVDYDAFNEVVEELKAKGRRDIKSEGYNPEDITYSLELDMRFGGQIHVARIRSPRLELHEESDVQAICEHFIDQYKDRFSPYSVTPDHGITVENFALRARVKSPDIELPTSEIGSPDPSPARAGSRDIMWENRDAYISTPVFEYEDLHSGMEIDGPAVVDADYTTTAVPDGWTYSLDEYRNGILETNGDTQ, encoded by the coding sequence ATGACGACACAGATTAACATCGACGCTGGTGGAACATTCACCGACTGTTTCACGCTCCATGACGGCGAAGTCGTGTCAGCGAAGACGCCAACTACCGAGCATGACATGGCTGAGTGCTTCTTCCAAGGGATCGACAAGTGTGCTGAGCAACTCGGGCTGGGTCTCGATGACTTGATCAGTGACGTGGACTCGATTCGGTATTCGACCACGACTGCGATGAATCGACTGATCGAGCGTAAGGGCCCGAAACTCGGCCTGCTCACCACTGCTGGCGTGCAGGACTACCCCCAGATTGGGCGCGGTCCTCGATGGGCTGACGGACTCACTGATAGCGAGCAACGGAATATCTCGGACGCGAAAAAACCGTCGTATCTCGTCCCGGACTCCCGTACGAACGGAATCCGAGAGCGCGTCGACAGCGAAGGGAACGTGTTGCGCCCGCTCAACGAGGAGCACGCGCGCGAGCAGATTCGAGATCTCGTGGACAAGGGTGCTCGGGCCATCGTCGTGAACCTCCTGTGGTCATATGCCTACCCCGACCACGAACAGCGAATTCGCGAACTCGTTCGTGACGAGTATCCACCGTCGTATCTCGGGAGCATTCCCGTGTTCCTCTCCTCGGAGGTGATGCCGACCAAGAAGGAATACGAACGGACAAATACCACGCTACTCGACGCGTACCTCTCCGAGTTAATGCAGGAGCACATCGCAGATATCAAGGACCGCTTGGAGGCCCACGGCTACGAGGGCGATATCCAAATGCTCCACAACACCGGCGGAATGGCTGAGTCGTACAAGACTACAGCCGTTGAGACGTTTAACGGCGGTCCCGTTGCCGGACTAAAAGGCGGGGAGTACCTCTGTGATGTTCTCGGATACGACAAGGCTGTCGTGACAGACATGGGGGGCACGAGCTTCGACATCGGCATCCTCACCAAAGGAGGCGTCCAGTCCTACGAGTTTGAACCAGTGATTGACCGCTGGCGTGTCTCCGGCACCATGATCGAGTCGAAATCGATTGGTGCAGGTGGCGGATCGATCGCCTCGGTCAACGAAGAACTCGGCGGGCGTATCGAAGTCGGCCCGGAAAGCGCTGGTGCCGACCCAGGGCCGGCCTGCTACAACCGCGGTGGCACAAAGCCAACGGTGACTGACGCGGACGTCGTCCTCGGGTTCATCAACCCGGAGAAGTTCTACGCGGGCAACCAGCAGCTCGCGGTTGACCGTGCTGAAGAGGCGATTAAAACCCATGTAGCGGATCCGGCAGGGATGGATGTCACGGAAGCTGCGTCCAACATCCGACGAATCACGGATGGGAACATGGGGAACACCGTCCGCAAGGAGACGATGCTTCGCGGCCACGACCCGCGTGAGTTCATGCTGTACAGCTTCGGCGGCGCCGGTCCGCTCCACGCCGCCTCCTATTCGTCGTATCTCGACATCGACACGGTCGTCACGACGCCGTACTCGCCAGTGTTCTGTGCGATGGGATCAGCCACGATGGACACACTCCACATCTACGAGCAGTCCCACTCGATGTACCTACGCGACTCCGGCGAGGAAGCCGCGTACAGTGTAGACTACGACGCGTTCAACGAGGTTGTCGAGGAGCTGAAAGCGAAGGGGCGTCGCGACATCAAAAGCGAGGGGTACAACCCAGAAGACATCACCTATAGCCTCGAACTGGACATGCGCTTCGGGGGGCAGATTCACGTTGCTCGCATTCGCTCACCCCGTCTCGAACTCCACGAAGAATCAGATGTCCAGGCCATCTGCGAGCACTTCATCGACCAGTACAAGGACCGATTCTCGCCATATTCGGTCACGCCTGACCACGGCATCACCGTCGAAAACTTCGCACTCCGCGCCCGCGTCAAGAGTCCCGACATCGAACTCCCCACGTCGGAAATTGGCAGTCCAGACCCGTCGCCAGCACGAGCTGGATCACGTGACATCATGTGGGAGAACAGGGACGCCTACATCTCGACACCGGTCTTCGAGTACGAAGACTTGCACTCGGGAATGGAGATCGATGGCCCAGCGGTCGTAGACGCCGATTACACGACGACTGCAGTACCGGACGGCTGGACGTACAGCCTAGACGAGTACCGAAACGGCATTCTCGAAACCAACGGTGACACCCAATGA
- a CDS encoding acetone carboxylase subunit gamma, with amino-acid sequence MPDSKSSTEAVKRVAEYLEIDLDTEQWQCHNCGESLGPAEENYKRGCLVNERDPREVHPPLIDDSDYTFAPDPEWVRIVEFYCPGCGTMVENEYLPPGHPITHDTNLDLESLKEDYNQ; translated from the coding sequence ATGCCAGACTCAAAATCCAGTACTGAAGCGGTGAAACGAGTTGCAGAGTACCTCGAGATCGATCTCGATACGGAACAGTGGCAGTGCCATAACTGCGGCGAGTCGCTAGGACCGGCAGAGGAGAACTACAAGCGTGGCTGTCTCGTTAACGAACGAGACCCCCGGGAGGTTCATCCGCCGCTTATCGACGATTCGGACTACACCTTTGCTCCGGATCCGGAGTGGGTTCGGATTGTGGAGTTCTACTGTCCTGGTTGCGGGACGATGGTCGAGAACGAGTATCTCCCACCTGGCCATCCGATTACGCACGACACAAACCTCGATCTTGAGAGCCTGAAGGAGGACTACAACCAATGA
- a CDS encoding uroporphyrinogen decarboxylase family protein — translation MSQLPPEIFLSNATQQTNALQSSQRLFESDVVFTGVDTALLAEALGASVEWDAATEQFETAEPIVSSDAVSDPTTVTNRGRVPTVIDVGERLVSSLDEPLVVGVVPGPLTTIETTFGNAAALDAEYTKPVRTAIGELGRAFGKAGVDAILVYEDVGQLNGGEAAEAIVETLQVLDNITGFYDTPLMLAPNGYDETTVDIVLDQGEPAAALLDTDDPAAVAVEHPDVRIGGGITANLLDAEPSEITARVEERCRDLPASAFLASGRELPSDVHPNALHAVREGYTDA, via the coding sequence GTGAGCCAGCTCCCCCCAGAGATTTTTCTGTCGAATGCCACTCAGCAGACCAACGCACTCCAGAGTTCCCAGCGGCTATTCGAGTCCGACGTCGTCTTCACGGGGGTCGATACCGCGCTTCTCGCGGAAGCACTCGGGGCGTCTGTCGAATGGGACGCTGCGACCGAGCAATTCGAGACGGCCGAACCGATTGTGTCGTCCGATGCGGTGAGTGACCCAACGACGGTTACAAACCGGGGGCGAGTTCCGACGGTGATTGATGTCGGGGAGCGACTCGTTTCGAGTCTCGACGAGCCCCTAGTCGTCGGTGTTGTCCCTGGACCCCTGACGACTATCGAGACCACCTTCGGGAACGCTGCAGCACTTGACGCTGAGTACACCAAACCAGTCCGGACAGCAATTGGCGAGCTTGGCCGTGCGTTCGGAAAGGCGGGTGTGGATGCTATCCTGGTGTATGAGGACGTTGGTCAACTGAACGGTGGCGAGGCTGCGGAGGCCATAGTGGAGACCCTGCAAGTGCTCGACAACATCACCGGGTTCTACGACACGCCACTGATGCTTGCTCCGAACGGCTACGACGAGACAACAGTCGACATCGTTCTTGATCAAGGAGAACCAGCGGCCGCGCTACTTGACACGGATGACCCGGCAGCGGTTGCTGTCGAACATCCGGACGTCCGTATTGGCGGCGGTATTACTGCCAACCTCCTCGACGCAGAGCCATCGGAGATTACAGCACGGGTCGAAGAACGGTGTCGGGATCTTCCAGCATCAGCGTTCCTCGCGAGCGGCCGAGAACTCCCGAGCGATGTACACCCGAACGCGCTCCACGCGGTCCGTGAGGGGTACACGGATGCATAG
- a CDS encoding hydantoinase/oxoprolinase family protein produces MTSQSKYYVSIDTGGTFTDGYVSYPEGSTTVKVPTTDHDLTVCFRNCIEKAAESLDQSTEGFLVDTDVIRFSTTIGTNTIIERSGPQVGMIVSEGRKDDLFDAEIASDGGVAALTDESLVASIDERVDAHGEVVDPVERADILDAAKTLMNRGAKLLVISLSNSFYNTENEERARRIIETEYPPHYLGPNQVLTANEVSSRPGYLARSYTALINAYIHRPMARSLYRAEDDVRDSGYANPLLIGQSAGGVSGVSKTVALHTYNSGPVAGVLGAKAFSDLYDLDNVLSTDMGGTSIDIGQIDDGTVERNLEPSVTNMPVHIPMVNVHTAGAGGGSIASANNGTVTVGPESAGAEPGPACYDLGGYEPTTTDADVALGYIDPDYFLGGDQELNADRARDAVERAVADPLDISIAEAALRVRETVDQNIADSITDQLGDTDPEDVTLVAYGGAGPMHCCSFAEKAGVRQVITAPAAAEFSAFGGATLDVEHRYTAAFGDKSTLDEPSVDVRRYNNVVEDLKAEATQDMRGEGFESEEITFDLTMLVRSDRGVEEISIPSRIERAGDLADTLDSVASDPEEIIDLDTIVLTAVGPVATEKFSEEDLQGEDASHAQKDSREAYWPEDGWVETEVYQREDLEPGNEVVGRAIIEAEDTTYVIPESWAFEVDQYNNGIIER; encoded by the coding sequence ATGACAAGCCAAAGCAAATATTACGTCAGTATCGACACTGGCGGGACGTTCACAGACGGGTACGTATCGTATCCTGAAGGATCCACGACGGTTAAGGTCCCGACGACAGATCACGACTTGACCGTCTGCTTTCGAAACTGTATCGAGAAAGCAGCGGAGAGTCTCGACCAATCAACTGAAGGATTCCTCGTCGATACCGACGTCATCCGGTTCTCGACGACGATTGGGACAAACACGATCATCGAGCGATCTGGACCGCAGGTCGGGATGATTGTGTCCGAAGGACGAAAAGACGATTTGTTCGACGCAGAAATCGCAAGCGATGGTGGCGTCGCGGCACTGACCGACGAGAGCCTCGTTGCCAGTATTGACGAGCGTGTCGACGCACACGGTGAGGTTGTAGATCCCGTGGAAAGAGCGGATATCCTCGATGCCGCGAAGACGCTGATGAACCGCGGCGCGAAGCTGCTCGTCATCAGCCTCTCAAATTCCTTCTACAATACGGAAAATGAGGAACGGGCACGTCGCATCATCGAAACAGAGTATCCGCCACACTACCTGGGGCCGAATCAGGTGTTGACTGCTAACGAGGTCAGCAGTCGACCCGGGTATCTCGCTCGCTCCTATACCGCACTCATCAACGCGTACATCCACCGGCCGATGGCCCGTTCACTCTATAGGGCTGAGGACGACGTTCGCGACAGCGGTTACGCTAACCCACTTCTTATCGGTCAGTCAGCCGGCGGCGTCTCGGGCGTCTCGAAAACGGTCGCACTCCACACGTACAACTCCGGGCCAGTCGCCGGCGTACTCGGGGCGAAAGCGTTCAGTGACCTGTACGACCTCGACAACGTCCTGAGTACCGATATGGGTGGAACGAGTATCGATATCGGGCAAATAGACGATGGAACGGTCGAGCGAAATCTCGAACCATCGGTCACTAATATGCCAGTGCACATTCCGATGGTTAACGTTCACACTGCTGGCGCGGGTGGCGGTAGCATCGCCTCCGCAAACAACGGAACGGTCACAGTCGGTCCAGAAAGTGCAGGCGCTGAACCTGGCCCGGCATGCTACGACCTCGGCGGATATGAACCAACGACCACCGACGCCGACGTCGCGCTTGGTTACATCGATCCGGACTATTTCCTCGGGGGAGACCAGGAGTTAAATGCCGACCGTGCACGCGACGCAGTCGAGCGTGCAGTTGCTGACCCCCTTGATATCTCCATCGCGGAGGCCGCCTTGCGCGTACGGGAGACTGTCGACCAGAACATCGCCGACTCCATTACGGACCAGCTCGGCGACACCGATCCTGAGGACGTAACCTTGGTCGCATACGGCGGGGCTGGCCCAATGCACTGCTGTAGCTTCGCGGAGAAAGCGGGGGTAAGACAGGTTATCACGGCCCCTGCAGCCGCGGAGTTCAGCGCCTTTGGTGGTGCAACACTTGACGTCGAGCACCGCTACACGGCAGCCTTTGGCGACAAGTCGACGCTCGACGAACCGTCGGTGGATGTCAGGCGATACAACAACGTCGTTGAAGACCTCAAAGCTGAGGCAACCCAAGACATGCGTGGGGAGGGCTTCGAATCGGAGGAAATCACCTTCGACCTCACGATGCTCGTCCGTTCGGACCGCGGCGTTGAGGAGATCTCGATCCCATCCCGAATCGAACGCGCAGGAGATCTTGCTGACACCCTTGACTCGGTCGCGTCGGACCCCGAAGAGATAATCGATCTTGACACGATCGTCCTCACAGCAGTCGGCCCGGTTGCGACTGAGAAATTCTCGGAGGAGGACCTCCAAGGTGAGGATGCGAGCCACGCGCAAAAGGACTCTCGAGAAGCGTATTGGCCAGAGGACGGCTGGGTTGAAACTGAAGTCTATCAGCGTGAGGATCTCGAACCTGGGAACGAGGTTGTAGGGCGCGCCATCATCGAAGCCGAGGACACTACGTACGTGATTCCTGAATCCTGGGCGTTCGAGGTTGACCAGTACAATAACGGAATTATCGAACGATGA
- a CDS encoding IclR family transcriptional regulator, whose translation MTRDAPTRRIKSVRRACLLLIHLREEGETTVTELAEEFDLSPGTIHTYLATLREAGFVEQHGDEYRLSLELLPLGERVRMQHPLYQAARDEVDRLAHACDGVAHLLIEYEGQLLILYEVFSEKAVGRDFHARKRDQPQEHIHCTAGGKAILSRLSAEKIHDIVETQGLPVFTDKTISETSRLFDELEKIREEGYALNDEEQMRGIRAVGAPIVDSKNGIIGALSVSGPATNWRSSYFHEELPDLVTRSANNTEINLQSNLDRQY comes from the coding sequence ATGACAAGAGATGCCCCAACACGCCGAATCAAATCGGTGCGTCGAGCATGCTTGTTGCTAATTCATCTCCGCGAGGAGGGAGAAACTACTGTCACCGAACTCGCTGAGGAGTTCGACTTATCGCCGGGCACGATTCATACGTATCTAGCGACGCTTCGAGAAGCAGGATTCGTCGAACAACACGGTGACGAATATCGCTTGAGTCTGGAGTTATTGCCCCTTGGTGAACGTGTCCGCATGCAGCACCCACTCTATCAGGCAGCCCGAGACGAGGTTGACCGGCTTGCTCATGCGTGTGATGGTGTCGCTCACTTACTCATAGAGTACGAGGGCCAGTTGCTGATTCTCTACGAAGTGTTCAGCGAGAAGGCAGTCGGGAGGGACTTCCACGCACGGAAGCGTGATCAACCACAAGAACACATTCACTGCACGGCAGGTGGCAAAGCGATTTTGTCCCGGCTATCAGCCGAGAAGATTCACGACATTGTCGAAACGCAGGGGCTCCCGGTGTTCACTGACAAGACGATTTCTGAGACGTCGCGCCTATTTGACGAGCTGGAGAAAATCCGCGAGGAGGGCTACGCGCTGAACGATGAGGAGCAGATGCGCGGTATTCGTGCGGTTGGTGCGCCTATTGTTGACAGCAAGAACGGGATTATCGGGGCGCTAAGTGTCTCAGGGCCGGCGACTAACTGGCGCAGTTCGTATTTCCATGAGGAACTCCCCGATCTCGTCACTCGGTCTGCAAATAACACGGAAATCAACCTTCAGTCCAACTTGGACCGCCAGTACTGA
- a CDS encoding helix-turn-helix domain-containing protein, which produces MSLTRLQISASLAPVVLPAFYVTATESSAISQLRLVDWNLAADDVATVLYDVDGDTRVFVDAARETDGIEDVEVPRSTGGSGFVLVTATPDALPFFRTFLVLTARAGLLVRSPVTYSDFETRGEVVGDAEALQAAVDTAPQTIDVSIEEIGSQPSVRMDPLSALSIRQREAVRTAFEHGYYRHPRETTHAELADELGCAPNTVSEHLQKAEVKLIKALVP; this is translated from the coding sequence ATGTCGTTGACTCGCCTCCAGATTTCGGCGTCGTTGGCTCCGGTAGTTCTTCCGGCGTTCTACGTCACGGCCACGGAGTCGTCAGCGATCTCGCAGTTGCGGCTCGTTGACTGGAATCTCGCAGCAGATGACGTGGCAACCGTTCTGTACGATGTTGACGGAGACACGAGGGTGTTCGTCGATGCCGCCCGTGAAACCGACGGGATTGAAGATGTAGAGGTACCGCGTTCTACCGGTGGCTCGGGTTTCGTGCTGGTTACGGCTACTCCCGACGCACTGCCGTTCTTCAGGACCTTTCTCGTGTTGACGGCACGGGCGGGGTTGCTTGTCAGGTCCCCAGTCACGTACAGCGACTTTGAAACGAGAGGTGAGGTAGTGGGAGACGCTGAGGCACTTCAAGCCGCAGTTGACACCGCGCCACAGACCATCGACGTGAGTATCGAAGAAATCGGGTCGCAACCTTCGGTACGGATGGACCCATTGTCCGCGTTGAGCATTCGGCAGCGTGAGGCTGTTCGTACTGCGTTTGAACACGGGTACTATCGGCATCCTCGGGAGACGACGCACGCAGAATTAGCCGATGAACTTGGGTGTGCGCCGAACACGGTCAGCGAACATCTCCAGAAAGCCGAAGTGAAACTCATCAAAGCCCTTGTTCCGTAG